A window from Carassius gibelio isolate Cgi1373 ecotype wild population from Czech Republic chromosome B3, carGib1.2-hapl.c, whole genome shotgun sequence encodes these proteins:
- the micall1b.2 gene encoding MICAL-like protein 1 isoform X2, producing MCSLKALQDWCGDVCEGYSDVLITDMSSSFTDGLAFCAIIHKHRPDLLDFHSLSKHNIYENMRLAFDVAERELGIPALLDPDELVSVEKPDLLSIITYVSQLYCFFRGNSYVGQKIPVNKESSSTKTQKQTHTQFSSDVVRSSDKSVCSVCHTRVHLIQRVLVKGQLYHRSCFRCSRCRRSLLPISFTVNTETGSLQCSYPCKPASGHDRPADQYSQNNTSEMDRDRSEMDGDRSETDRDRSEMDRGRSEMDRDRSETDGDRSEADRDRSEMDRGRSEMDRDRSDTDGDRSETDRDRSEMDGYRGETDRDKSETDRDNETGDDRIEMDLYRSETDRDRSETDRDMSEMDGHRSEMDGDRSETDRDRSETDRDRSEMDGQRSETDRDMSEMDGHRSEMDGDRSETDRDRSETDRDRSEMDGQRSETDRDMSEMDGHRSETDGDRSETDRDRSEMDGHRSETDGDRSETDRDRSEMDGGKSETDGDWSETDRDRSETDEDKMDNGRLSTSLESDIQEPPKPAPRKRAEPQDPLRPTPRSPDHRPENVSSQSTVRKEHPWMKLVDPGPWSHLPAAPSSHSRHWPMTFNPFLQDKSKDKEKNPTSCEASVAHKASSSVPSMHQTVASVHGFPLIKRKVITDTRVSEKQVCVEQKKLEERLLELERRGVQLETEMRRCTNENLLVDWFLLVHEKSMLVRRDTELVYMVKQQRLEDQQADVEFEIRRLFNKPEQDWSSDDRHQEHLLMSRLLSIIQQRNDIISSLDQDRQREKEEDTMLTAVIQRMEFLTQTDTQLDKCSRSFKRLQMFKKSSCKTENTSRRKKKNS from the exons ATGTGTTCACTGAAAGCTCTTCAGGACTGGTGTGGAGATGTCTGTGAAGGTTACTCTGATGTTCTCATCACAGACATGAGCTCCTCCTTCACAGATGGACTTGCTTTCTGTGCCATCATCCACAAACACAGACCTGATCTACT AGATTTTCACTCCCTGTCCAAACACAACATCTACGAGAACATGCGTCTG GCGTTTGATGTTGCGGAGCGTGAGCTGGGAATTCCTGCTCTTTTAGATCCGGATGAGCTGGTGTCTGTGGAGAAGCCGGATCTACTGTCCATCATCACATATGTCTCTCAGCTATACTGTTTCTTCAGAGGAAACTCTTACG TCGGTCAGAAGATTCCTGTGAACAAAGAATCCAGCAGcaccaaaacacaaaaacagacacacactcag TTCTCATCAGACGTGGTCAGATcttcagataaaagtgtctgtagTGTCTGTCACACACGTGTTCATCTCATTCAGAGGGTTTTGGTGAAGGGACAACTGTATCACCGCTCCTGCTtcag ATGCAGTCGCTGTCGTCGCTCTCTGCTGCCGATCTCTTTCACAGTGAACACTGAGACGGGTTCACTGCAGTGCAGTTATCCCTGCAAACCTGCTTCTGGTCACGACCGGCCCGCAGATCAATACTCACAGAACAACACCAGTGAGATGGACAGAGACAGAAGTGAGATGGACGGAGACAGGAGTGAGACGGACAGAGACAGGAGTGAGATGGACAGAGGCAGGAGTGAGATGGACAGAGACAGGAGTGAGACGGATGGAGACAGGAGTGAGGCGGACAGAGACAGGAGTGAGATGGACAGAGGCAGGAGTGAGATGGACAGAGACAGGAGTGACACGGACGGAGACAG GAGTGAGACGGACAGAGACAGGAGTGAAATGGATGGATACAGgggtgagacagacagagacaagagtgagacagacagagacaatgaGACGGGCGATGACAGGATTGAGATGGACTTATACAggagtgagacagacagagacaggagTGAGACGGACAGAGACATGAGTGAAATGGACGGACACAGGAGTGAGATGGATGGAGACAGAAGTGAGACGGACAGAGACAGGAGTGAGACGGACAGAGACAGGAGTGAAATGGATGGACAAAGGAGTGAGACGGACAGAGACATGAGTGAAATGGACGGACACAGGAGTGAGATGGATGGAGACAGAAGTGAGACGGACAGAGACAGGAGTGAGACGGACAGAGACAGGAGTGAAATGGATGGACAAAGGAGTGAGACGGACAGAGACATGAGTGAAATGGACGGACACAGGAGTGAGACGGATGGAGACAGGAGTGAGACGGACAGAGACAGGAGTGAAATGGACGGACACAGGAGTGAGACGGATGGAGACAGGAGTGAGACGGACAGAGACAGGAGTGAAATGGATGGAGGCAAGAGCGAGACAGATGGAGACTGGAGTGAGACGGACAGAGACCGGAGTGAGACAGATGAAGACAAAATGGATAATGGACGTTTATCCACCTCATTAGAGAGTGACATACAAGAACCTCCCAAACCTGCTCCCAGAAAGAGGGCGGAGCCTCAGGACCCTCTTCGCCCCACCCCCAGATCACCAGATCATCGCCCTGAAAACG TGTCGTCTCAGAGCACTGTCCGTAAGGAACATCCCTGGATGAAGCTGGTTGATCCTGGTCCTTGGTCTCATCTTCCTGCGGCTCCATCCTCTCATTCCCGCCACTGGCCCATGACCTTTAACCCCTTCCTGCAGGACAAGTCCAAGGATAAAGAG AAAAACCCCACCAGCTGCGAAGCCTCAGTTGCACACAAAGCCTCATCTTcagttcccagcatgcaccagACTGTAGCTTCTGTTCATGGTTTTCCGCTAATAAAGAGGAAG GTGATCACAGACACACGTGTGTCAGAGAAGCAGGTGTGTGTGGAGCAGAAGAAGCTGGAGGAGCGTCTGCTGGagctggagaggagaggagtgcaGCTGGAGACCGAGATGAGGAGATGCACCAATG agaatcTTCTTGTCGACTGGTTCCTTCTGGTTCATGAGAAGAGCATGTTAGTGCGCAGAGACACAGAGCTGGTGTATAT GGTGAAGCAGCAGCGTCTGGAGGATCAACAGGCCGATGTGGAGTTTGAGATCAGACGCCTCTTTAACAAACCAG AGCAGGACTGGAGCTCTGACGACAGACATCAGGAACATCTGCTGATGTCACGCCTGCTGTCAATCATCCAGCAGAGGAATGACATCATCAGCAGCCTGGATCAGGACaggcagag GGAGAAGGAGGAGGACACGATGCTGACCGCTGTGATCCAGAGGATGG aGTTCCTGACGCAGACGGACACACAGCTGGACAAATGCAGCAGGAGCTTTAAACGCCTTCAGATGTTCAAGAAATCCAGCTGTAAGACTGAAAACACcagcagaagaaagaagaaaaacagctGA
- the micall1b.2 gene encoding MICAL-like protein 1 isoform X5: protein MCSLKALQDWCGDVCEGYSDVLITDMSSSFTDGLAFCAIIHKHRPDLLDFHSLSKHNIYENMRLAFDVAERELGIPALLDPDELVSVEKPDLLSIITYVSQLYCFFRGNSYVGQKIPVNKESSSTKTQKQTHTQFSSDVVRSSDKSVCSVCHTRVHLIQRVLVKGQLYHRSCFRCSRCRRSLLPISFTVNTETGSLQCSYPCKPASGHDRPADQYSQNNTSEMDRDRSEMDGDRSETDRDRSEMDRGRSEMDRDRSETDGDRSEADRDRSEMDRGRSEMDRDRSDTDGDRSETDRDRSEMDGQRSETDRDMSEMDGHRSEMDGDRSETDRDRSETDRDRSEMDGQRSETDRDMSEMDGHRSETDGDRSETDRDRSEMDGHRSETDGDRSETDRDRSEMDGGKSETDGDWSETDRDRSETDEDKMDNGRLSTSLESDIQEPPKPAPRKRAEPQDPLRPTPRSPDHRPENVSSQSTVRKEHPWMKLVDPGPWSHLPAAPSSHSRHWPMTFNPFLQDKSKDKEKNPTSCEASVAHKASSSVPSMHQTVASVHGFPLIKRKVITDTRVSEKQVCVEQKKLEERLLELERRGVQLETEMRRCTNENLLVDWFLLVHEKSMLVRRDTELVYMVKQQRLEDQQADVEFEIRRLFNKPEQDWSSDDRHQEHLLMSRLLSIIQQRNDIISSLDQDRQREKEEDTMLTAVIQRMEFLTQTDTQLDKCSRSFKRLQMFKKSSCKTENTSRRKKKNS from the exons ATGTGTTCACTGAAAGCTCTTCAGGACTGGTGTGGAGATGTCTGTGAAGGTTACTCTGATGTTCTCATCACAGACATGAGCTCCTCCTTCACAGATGGACTTGCTTTCTGTGCCATCATCCACAAACACAGACCTGATCTACT AGATTTTCACTCCCTGTCCAAACACAACATCTACGAGAACATGCGTCTG GCGTTTGATGTTGCGGAGCGTGAGCTGGGAATTCCTGCTCTTTTAGATCCGGATGAGCTGGTGTCTGTGGAGAAGCCGGATCTACTGTCCATCATCACATATGTCTCTCAGCTATACTGTTTCTTCAGAGGAAACTCTTACG TCGGTCAGAAGATTCCTGTGAACAAAGAATCCAGCAGcaccaaaacacaaaaacagacacacactcag TTCTCATCAGACGTGGTCAGATcttcagataaaagtgtctgtagTGTCTGTCACACACGTGTTCATCTCATTCAGAGGGTTTTGGTGAAGGGACAACTGTATCACCGCTCCTGCTtcag ATGCAGTCGCTGTCGTCGCTCTCTGCTGCCGATCTCTTTCACAGTGAACACTGAGACGGGTTCACTGCAGTGCAGTTATCCCTGCAAACCTGCTTCTGGTCACGACCGGCCCGCAGATCAATACTCACAGAACAACACCAGTGAGATGGACAGAGACAGAAGTGAGATGGACGGAGACAGGAGTGAGACGGACAGAGACAGGAGTGAGATGGACAGAGGCAGGAGTGAGATGGACAGAGACAGGAGTGAGACGGATGGAGACAGGAGTGAGGCGGACAGAGACAGGAGTGAGATGGACAGAGGCAGGAGTGAGATGGACAGAGACAGGAGTGACACGGACGGAGACAG GAGTGAGACGGACAGAGACAGGAGTGAAATGGATGGACAAAGGAGTGAGACGGACAGAGACATGAGTGAAATGGACGGACACAGGAGTGAGATGGATGGAGACAGAAGTGAGACGGACAGAGACAGGAGTGAGACGGACAGAGACAGGAGTGAAATGGATGGACAAAGGAGTGAGACGGACAGAGACATGAGTGAAATGGACGGACACAGGAGTGAGACGGATGGAGACAGGAGTGAGACGGACAGAGACAGGAGTGAAATGGACGGACACAGGAGTGAGACGGATGGAGACAGGAGTGAGACGGACAGAGACAGGAGTGAAATGGATGGAGGCAAGAGCGAGACAGATGGAGACTGGAGTGAGACGGACAGAGACCGGAGTGAGACAGATGAAGACAAAATGGATAATGGACGTTTATCCACCTCATTAGAGAGTGACATACAAGAACCTCCCAAACCTGCTCCCAGAAAGAGGGCGGAGCCTCAGGACCCTCTTCGCCCCACCCCCAGATCACCAGATCATCGCCCTGAAAACG TGTCGTCTCAGAGCACTGTCCGTAAGGAACATCCCTGGATGAAGCTGGTTGATCCTGGTCCTTGGTCTCATCTTCCTGCGGCTCCATCCTCTCATTCCCGCCACTGGCCCATGACCTTTAACCCCTTCCTGCAGGACAAGTCCAAGGATAAAGAG AAAAACCCCACCAGCTGCGAAGCCTCAGTTGCACACAAAGCCTCATCTTcagttcccagcatgcaccagACTGTAGCTTCTGTTCATGGTTTTCCGCTAATAAAGAGGAAG GTGATCACAGACACACGTGTGTCAGAGAAGCAGGTGTGTGTGGAGCAGAAGAAGCTGGAGGAGCGTCTGCTGGagctggagaggagaggagtgcaGCTGGAGACCGAGATGAGGAGATGCACCAATG agaatcTTCTTGTCGACTGGTTCCTTCTGGTTCATGAGAAGAGCATGTTAGTGCGCAGAGACACAGAGCTGGTGTATAT GGTGAAGCAGCAGCGTCTGGAGGATCAACAGGCCGATGTGGAGTTTGAGATCAGACGCCTCTTTAACAAACCAG AGCAGGACTGGAGCTCTGACGACAGACATCAGGAACATCTGCTGATGTCACGCCTGCTGTCAATCATCCAGCAGAGGAATGACATCATCAGCAGCCTGGATCAGGACaggcagag GGAGAAGGAGGAGGACACGATGCTGACCGCTGTGATCCAGAGGATGG aGTTCCTGACGCAGACGGACACACAGCTGGACAAATGCAGCAGGAGCTTTAAACGCCTTCAGATGTTCAAGAAATCCAGCTGTAAGACTGAAAACACcagcagaagaaagaagaaaaacagctGA
- the micall1b.2 gene encoding MICAL-like protein 1 isoform X9, translating into MCSLKALQDWCGDVCEGYSDVLITDMSSSFTDGLAFCAIIHKHRPDLLDFHSLSKHNIYENMRLAFDVAERELGIPALLDPDELVSVEKPDLLSIITYVSQLYCFFRGNSYVGQKIPVNKESSSTKTQKQTHTQFSSDVVRSSDKSVCSVCHTRVHLIQRVLVKGQLYHRSCFRCSRCRRSLLPISFTVNTETGSLQCSYPCKPASGHDRPADQYSQNNTSEMDRDRSEMDRGRSEMDRDRSDTDGDRSETDRDRSEMDGQRSETDRDMSEMDGHRSETDGDRSETDRDRSEMDGHRSETDGDRSETDRDRSEMDGGKSETDGDWSETDRDRSETDEDKMDNGRLSTSLESDIQEPPKPAPRKRAEPQDPLRPTPRSPDHRPENVSSQSTVRKEHPWMKLVDPGPWSHLPAAPSSHSRHWPMTFNPFLQDKSKDKEKNPTSCEASVAHKASSSVPSMHQTVASVHGFPLIKRKVITDTRVSEKQVCVEQKKLEERLLELERRGVQLETEMRRCTNENLLVDWFLLVHEKSMLVRRDTELVYMVKQQRLEDQQADVEFEIRRLFNKPEQDWSSDDRHQEHLLMSRLLSIIQQRNDIISSLDQDRQREKEEDTMLTAVIQRMEFLTQTDTQLDKCSRSFKRLQMFKKSSCKTENTSRRKKKNS; encoded by the exons ATGTGTTCACTGAAAGCTCTTCAGGACTGGTGTGGAGATGTCTGTGAAGGTTACTCTGATGTTCTCATCACAGACATGAGCTCCTCCTTCACAGATGGACTTGCTTTCTGTGCCATCATCCACAAACACAGACCTGATCTACT AGATTTTCACTCCCTGTCCAAACACAACATCTACGAGAACATGCGTCTG GCGTTTGATGTTGCGGAGCGTGAGCTGGGAATTCCTGCTCTTTTAGATCCGGATGAGCTGGTGTCTGTGGAGAAGCCGGATCTACTGTCCATCATCACATATGTCTCTCAGCTATACTGTTTCTTCAGAGGAAACTCTTACG TCGGTCAGAAGATTCCTGTGAACAAAGAATCCAGCAGcaccaaaacacaaaaacagacacacactcag TTCTCATCAGACGTGGTCAGATcttcagataaaagtgtctgtagTGTCTGTCACACACGTGTTCATCTCATTCAGAGGGTTTTGGTGAAGGGACAACTGTATCACCGCTCCTGCTtcag ATGCAGTCGCTGTCGTCGCTCTCTGCTGCCGATCTCTTTCACAGTGAACACTGAGACGGGTTCACTGCAGTGCAGTTATCCCTGCAAACCTGCTTCTGGTCACGACCGGCCCGCAGATCAATACTCACAGAACAACACCAGTGAGATGGACAGAGACAG GAGTGAGATGGACAGAGGCAGGAGTGAGATGGACAGAGACAGGAGTGACACGGACGGAGACAG GAGTGAGACGGACAGAGACAGGAGTGAAATGGATGGACAAAGGAGTGAGACGGACAGAGACATGAGTGAAATGGACGGACACAGGAGTGAGACGGATGGAGACAGGAGTGAGACGGACAGAGACAGGAGTGAAATGGACGGACACAGGAGTGAGACGGATGGAGACAGGAGTGAGACGGACAGAGACAGGAGTGAAATGGATGGAGGCAAGAGCGAGACAGATGGAGACTGGAGTGAGACGGACAGAGACCGGAGTGAGACAGATGAAGACAAAATGGATAATGGACGTTTATCCACCTCATTAGAGAGTGACATACAAGAACCTCCCAAACCTGCTCCCAGAAAGAGGGCGGAGCCTCAGGACCCTCTTCGCCCCACCCCCAGATCACCAGATCATCGCCCTGAAAACG TGTCGTCTCAGAGCACTGTCCGTAAGGAACATCCCTGGATGAAGCTGGTTGATCCTGGTCCTTGGTCTCATCTTCCTGCGGCTCCATCCTCTCATTCCCGCCACTGGCCCATGACCTTTAACCCCTTCCTGCAGGACAAGTCCAAGGATAAAGAG AAAAACCCCACCAGCTGCGAAGCCTCAGTTGCACACAAAGCCTCATCTTcagttcccagcatgcaccagACTGTAGCTTCTGTTCATGGTTTTCCGCTAATAAAGAGGAAG GTGATCACAGACACACGTGTGTCAGAGAAGCAGGTGTGTGTGGAGCAGAAGAAGCTGGAGGAGCGTCTGCTGGagctggagaggagaggagtgcaGCTGGAGACCGAGATGAGGAGATGCACCAATG agaatcTTCTTGTCGACTGGTTCCTTCTGGTTCATGAGAAGAGCATGTTAGTGCGCAGAGACACAGAGCTGGTGTATAT GGTGAAGCAGCAGCGTCTGGAGGATCAACAGGCCGATGTGGAGTTTGAGATCAGACGCCTCTTTAACAAACCAG AGCAGGACTGGAGCTCTGACGACAGACATCAGGAACATCTGCTGATGTCACGCCTGCTGTCAATCATCCAGCAGAGGAATGACATCATCAGCAGCCTGGATCAGGACaggcagag GGAGAAGGAGGAGGACACGATGCTGACCGCTGTGATCCAGAGGATGG aGTTCCTGACGCAGACGGACACACAGCTGGACAAATGCAGCAGGAGCTTTAAACGCCTTCAGATGTTCAAGAAATCCAGCTGTAAGACTGAAAACACcagcagaagaaagaagaaaaacagctGA
- the micall1b.2 gene encoding MICAL-like protein 1 isoform X8: MCSLKALQDWCGDVCEGYSDVLITDMSSSFTDGLAFCAIIHKHRPDLLDFHSLSKHNIYENMRLAFDVAERELGIPALLDPDELVSVEKPDLLSIITYVSQLYCFFRGNSYVGQKIPVNKESSSTKTQKQTHTQFSSDVVRSSDKSVCSVCHTRVHLIQRVLVKGQLYHRSCFRCSRCRRSLLPISFTVNTETGSLQCSYPCKPASGHDRPADQYSQNNTSEMDRDRSEMDGDRSETDRDRSEMDRGRSEMDRDRSETDGDRSEADRDRSEMDRGRSEMDRDRSDTDGDRSETDRDRSEMDGHRSETDGDRSETDRDRSEMDGGKSETDGDWSETDRDRSETDEDKMDNGRLSTSLESDIQEPPKPAPRKRAEPQDPLRPTPRSPDHRPENVSSQSTVRKEHPWMKLVDPGPWSHLPAAPSSHSRHWPMTFNPFLQDKSKDKEKNPTSCEASVAHKASSSVPSMHQTVASVHGFPLIKRKVITDTRVSEKQVCVEQKKLEERLLELERRGVQLETEMRRCTNENLLVDWFLLVHEKSMLVRRDTELVYMVKQQRLEDQQADVEFEIRRLFNKPEQDWSSDDRHQEHLLMSRLLSIIQQRNDIISSLDQDRQREKEEDTMLTAVIQRMEFLTQTDTQLDKCSRSFKRLQMFKKSSCKTENTSRRKKKNS; the protein is encoded by the exons ATGTGTTCACTGAAAGCTCTTCAGGACTGGTGTGGAGATGTCTGTGAAGGTTACTCTGATGTTCTCATCACAGACATGAGCTCCTCCTTCACAGATGGACTTGCTTTCTGTGCCATCATCCACAAACACAGACCTGATCTACT AGATTTTCACTCCCTGTCCAAACACAACATCTACGAGAACATGCGTCTG GCGTTTGATGTTGCGGAGCGTGAGCTGGGAATTCCTGCTCTTTTAGATCCGGATGAGCTGGTGTCTGTGGAGAAGCCGGATCTACTGTCCATCATCACATATGTCTCTCAGCTATACTGTTTCTTCAGAGGAAACTCTTACG TCGGTCAGAAGATTCCTGTGAACAAAGAATCCAGCAGcaccaaaacacaaaaacagacacacactcag TTCTCATCAGACGTGGTCAGATcttcagataaaagtgtctgtagTGTCTGTCACACACGTGTTCATCTCATTCAGAGGGTTTTGGTGAAGGGACAACTGTATCACCGCTCCTGCTtcag ATGCAGTCGCTGTCGTCGCTCTCTGCTGCCGATCTCTTTCACAGTGAACACTGAGACGGGTTCACTGCAGTGCAGTTATCCCTGCAAACCTGCTTCTGGTCACGACCGGCCCGCAGATCAATACTCACAGAACAACACCAGTGAGATGGACAGAGACAGAAGTGAGATGGACGGAGACAGGAGTGAGACGGACAGAGACAGGAGTGAGATGGACAGAGGCAGGAGTGAGATGGACAGAGACAGGAGTGAGACGGATGGAGACAGGAGTGAGGCGGACAGAGACAGGAGTGAGATGGACAGAGGCAGGAGTGAGATGGACAGAGACAGGAGTGACACGGACGGAGACAG GAGTGAGACGGACAGAGACAGGAGTGAAATGGACGGACACAGGAGTGAGACGGATGGAGACAGGAGTGAGACGGACAGAGACAGGAGTGAAATGGATGGAGGCAAGAGCGAGACAGATGGAGACTGGAGTGAGACGGACAGAGACCGGAGTGAGACAGATGAAGACAAAATGGATAATGGACGTTTATCCACCTCATTAGAGAGTGACATACAAGAACCTCCCAAACCTGCTCCCAGAAAGAGGGCGGAGCCTCAGGACCCTCTTCGCCCCACCCCCAGATCACCAGATCATCGCCCTGAAAACG TGTCGTCTCAGAGCACTGTCCGTAAGGAACATCCCTGGATGAAGCTGGTTGATCCTGGTCCTTGGTCTCATCTTCCTGCGGCTCCATCCTCTCATTCCCGCCACTGGCCCATGACCTTTAACCCCTTCCTGCAGGACAAGTCCAAGGATAAAGAG AAAAACCCCACCAGCTGCGAAGCCTCAGTTGCACACAAAGCCTCATCTTcagttcccagcatgcaccagACTGTAGCTTCTGTTCATGGTTTTCCGCTAATAAAGAGGAAG GTGATCACAGACACACGTGTGTCAGAGAAGCAGGTGTGTGTGGAGCAGAAGAAGCTGGAGGAGCGTCTGCTGGagctggagaggagaggagtgcaGCTGGAGACCGAGATGAGGAGATGCACCAATG agaatcTTCTTGTCGACTGGTTCCTTCTGGTTCATGAGAAGAGCATGTTAGTGCGCAGAGACACAGAGCTGGTGTATAT GGTGAAGCAGCAGCGTCTGGAGGATCAACAGGCCGATGTGGAGTTTGAGATCAGACGCCTCTTTAACAAACCAG AGCAGGACTGGAGCTCTGACGACAGACATCAGGAACATCTGCTGATGTCACGCCTGCTGTCAATCATCCAGCAGAGGAATGACATCATCAGCAGCCTGGATCAGGACaggcagag GGAGAAGGAGGAGGACACGATGCTGACCGCTGTGATCCAGAGGATGG aGTTCCTGACGCAGACGGACACACAGCTGGACAAATGCAGCAGGAGCTTTAAACGCCTTCAGATGTTCAAGAAATCCAGCTGTAAGACTGAAAACACcagcagaagaaagaagaaaaacagctGA
- the micall1b.2 gene encoding MICAL-like protein 1 isoform X11, producing MCSLKALQDWCGDVCEGYSDVLITDMSSSFTDGLAFCAIIHKHRPDLLDFHSLSKHNIYENMRLAFDVAERELGIPALLDPDELVSVEKPDLLSIITYVSQLYCFFRGNSYVGQKIPVNKESSSTKTQKQTHTQFSSDVVRSSDKSVCSVCHTRVHLIQRVLVKGQLYHRSCFRCSRCRRSLLPISFTVNTETGSLQCSYPCKPASGHDRPADQYSQNNTSEMDRDRSEMDRGRSEMDRDRSDTDGDRSETDRDRSEMDGHRSETDGDRSETDRDRSEMDGGKSETDGDWSETDRDRSETDEDKMDNGRLSTSLESDIQEPPKPAPRKRAEPQDPLRPTPRSPDHRPENVSSQSTVRKEHPWMKLVDPGPWSHLPAAPSSHSRHWPMTFNPFLQDKSKDKEKNPTSCEASVAHKASSSVPSMHQTVASVHGFPLIKRKVITDTRVSEKQVCVEQKKLEERLLELERRGVQLETEMRRCTNENLLVDWFLLVHEKSMLVRRDTELVYMVKQQRLEDQQADVEFEIRRLFNKPEQDWSSDDRHQEHLLMSRLLSIIQQRNDIISSLDQDRQREKEEDTMLTAVIQRMEFLTQTDTQLDKCSRSFKRLQMFKKSSCKTENTSRRKKKNS from the exons ATGTGTTCACTGAAAGCTCTTCAGGACTGGTGTGGAGATGTCTGTGAAGGTTACTCTGATGTTCTCATCACAGACATGAGCTCCTCCTTCACAGATGGACTTGCTTTCTGTGCCATCATCCACAAACACAGACCTGATCTACT AGATTTTCACTCCCTGTCCAAACACAACATCTACGAGAACATGCGTCTG GCGTTTGATGTTGCGGAGCGTGAGCTGGGAATTCCTGCTCTTTTAGATCCGGATGAGCTGGTGTCTGTGGAGAAGCCGGATCTACTGTCCATCATCACATATGTCTCTCAGCTATACTGTTTCTTCAGAGGAAACTCTTACG TCGGTCAGAAGATTCCTGTGAACAAAGAATCCAGCAGcaccaaaacacaaaaacagacacacactcag TTCTCATCAGACGTGGTCAGATcttcagataaaagtgtctgtagTGTCTGTCACACACGTGTTCATCTCATTCAGAGGGTTTTGGTGAAGGGACAACTGTATCACCGCTCCTGCTtcag ATGCAGTCGCTGTCGTCGCTCTCTGCTGCCGATCTCTTTCACAGTGAACACTGAGACGGGTTCACTGCAGTGCAGTTATCCCTGCAAACCTGCTTCTGGTCACGACCGGCCCGCAGATCAATACTCACAGAACAACACCAGTGAGATGGACAGAGACAG GAGTGAGATGGACAGAGGCAGGAGTGAGATGGACAGAGACAGGAGTGACACGGACGGAGACAG GAGTGAGACGGACAGAGACAGGAGTGAAATGGACGGACACAGGAGTGAGACGGATGGAGACAGGAGTGAGACGGACAGAGACAGGAGTGAAATGGATGGAGGCAAGAGCGAGACAGATGGAGACTGGAGTGAGACGGACAGAGACCGGAGTGAGACAGATGAAGACAAAATGGATAATGGACGTTTATCCACCTCATTAGAGAGTGACATACAAGAACCTCCCAAACCTGCTCCCAGAAAGAGGGCGGAGCCTCAGGACCCTCTTCGCCCCACCCCCAGATCACCAGATCATCGCCCTGAAAACG TGTCGTCTCAGAGCACTGTCCGTAAGGAACATCCCTGGATGAAGCTGGTTGATCCTGGTCCTTGGTCTCATCTTCCTGCGGCTCCATCCTCTCATTCCCGCCACTGGCCCATGACCTTTAACCCCTTCCTGCAGGACAAGTCCAAGGATAAAGAG AAAAACCCCACCAGCTGCGAAGCCTCAGTTGCACACAAAGCCTCATCTTcagttcccagcatgcaccagACTGTAGCTTCTGTTCATGGTTTTCCGCTAATAAAGAGGAAG GTGATCACAGACACACGTGTGTCAGAGAAGCAGGTGTGTGTGGAGCAGAAGAAGCTGGAGGAGCGTCTGCTGGagctggagaggagaggagtgcaGCTGGAGACCGAGATGAGGAGATGCACCAATG agaatcTTCTTGTCGACTGGTTCCTTCTGGTTCATGAGAAGAGCATGTTAGTGCGCAGAGACACAGAGCTGGTGTATAT GGTGAAGCAGCAGCGTCTGGAGGATCAACAGGCCGATGTGGAGTTTGAGATCAGACGCCTCTTTAACAAACCAG AGCAGGACTGGAGCTCTGACGACAGACATCAGGAACATCTGCTGATGTCACGCCTGCTGTCAATCATCCAGCAGAGGAATGACATCATCAGCAGCCTGGATCAGGACaggcagag GGAGAAGGAGGAGGACACGATGCTGACCGCTGTGATCCAGAGGATGG aGTTCCTGACGCAGACGGACACACAGCTGGACAAATGCAGCAGGAGCTTTAAACGCCTTCAGATGTTCAAGAAATCCAGCTGTAAGACTGAAAACACcagcagaagaaagaagaaaaacagctGA